The following proteins come from a genomic window of Xiphophorus couchianus chromosome 19, X_couchianus-1.0, whole genome shotgun sequence:
- the LOC114134228 gene encoding sodium/bile acid cotransporter-like, which yields MMNQTTGYVEIAAIYNDSIILGNGSMGILIIPKPMNTAINILTLIILFITMISLGCTMEISKIKAHLLKPKGVAIALLAQFCVMPLTAFSLTKILRMDPIKAVTVLICGCCPGGSLSNIFSLLVKGDMNLSIVMTTCSSIAALVLMPLLLYIFSQGFTGLKDAVPYVGIITALVFTLLPCAIGIFINHYKPNYSATVTNVGLSILIISSIIVSVLSGLAVKDVIWMILMPDVLAVTALMPLIGFIMGYIMSVICRLSPQCSRTISMETGCQNIQLCTTLLKVAFSPQSIGPLFLFPLLYITFQCAEALLLALCFKCYQRVTAPHGDPNKWENVDAIKEEVKQ from the exons ATGATGAATCAGACCACCGGTTACGTGGAAATTGCTGCCATTTACAATGATAGTATCATCCTTGGGAATGGCAGCATGGGCATCCTGATCATTCCCAAACCCATGAACACAGCCATTAATATTTTGACCTTGatcatcctcttcatcaccaTGATTTCCCTCGGCTGCACGATGGAGATCTCCAAAATTAAGGCCCATCTTCTCAAGCCAAAAGGGGTAGCCATTGCTTTGCTGGCCCAGTTCTGCGTAATGCCCCTGACTGCTTTCTCTTTGACCAAAATCCTCCGGATGGATCCAATTAAGGCTGTAACTGTACTCATCTGTGGCTGCTGTCCAGGAGGAAGCttatcaaacattttttctctcttagtAAAAGGTGACATGAATCTCAG TATCGTCATGACAACTTGCTCCAGCATCGCTGCTTTGGTTCTCATGCCTCTGCTGCTGTACATCTTCAGCCAGGGCTTCACTGGTCTGAAAGATGCTGTTCCTTATGTCGGCATCATCACTGCTCTTGTTTTTACCCTGTTGCCTTGTGCTATCGGCATTTTCATCAACCACTACAAACCAAATTACTCTGCAACTGTAACAAAT GTTGGTCTCAGCATCCTGATAATATCCAGCATCATAGTTTCTGTCCTTTCTGGTCTCGCTGTGAAGGATGTAATATGGATGATCCTCATGCCAGACGTCCTCGCTGTGACTGCACTGATGCCTCTGATTGGTTTTATAATGGGATATATCATGTCGGTCATTTGCAGACTCAGCCCACA ATGCAGCAGAACCATCTCCATGGAGACAGGGTGTCAAAACATCCAGCTGTGCACCACCCTTCTTAAGGTGGCCTTTTCTCCACAGTCCATTGGACCCTTGTTTTTATTCCCCTTGTTGTACATCACGTTCCAGTGTGCAGAGGCCCTCCTTCTGGCATTGTGCTTCAAATGTTACCAAAGAGTCACGGCACCACATGGAG aTCCAAACAAATGGGAGAATGTCGATGCCATAAAAGAAGAGGTGAAACAATGA